Within the Arthrobacter sp. UKPF54-2 genome, the region GTGGCCCGCCGCGTCGGCCTCGATGGTGTGCCAGCCCAGCGGCAGGGCGTCGGGGGTGCTGAAGCTCGGCCGCCCGGTGAGGACGCCGCCGACGTCGCGGGGCGCCTCCCAGTTCTCCAGCTGCCGGACCGTGTGCAGGGTTCCGTCCTCCGCGACAACCCGGACGGTAACGTCGCTGCCGTGCGGGACATGAACGTGGAAAGTGGCAGCTGTTCCCTCCCGCGCCACCACCGCGGGCGGCAGCAGCCGGCGCCAGGGCGCCAGCCGGGCCTCGGCCAGGGAGCCCCGGATCTGTGCCGGGTCATCGCAGGCTACGCCCAGGGCAGTGAGGACCCGGCGCAAGGTGCCTGCGGCGACGGAGCGTTCCACACCGTCCCAGCCCCAATAGGAGGTTCCCACCCCGTGGGCTGCCGCCAGTTCGCGCAACAGCGACCCGGCGTCGTCCTCTGCCGGTTCGACGGGCGCGTGCAGTGGCTCCGTGCTGTCCGCCATGGGCCTGTCAGCCGTTGACCGGGTGCGCCGGCGGGACGGACCCGTGCTGGGTGTCGTGGACCGAGGCCTCCCCCACCAGCTCGTGCAGCCCGGCGACGGACTCGGCCAGGCTGAGTCCGGGCGACTCCACGATCAGTGGCATCAACAGGCGGTTCTCCTTGTCCAGGTGCAGGGCGAAGACCTCGCCGATGCCGGCCGCGGCGACCGCGGCGTCGACCCCCTGCGCGGAACGGAGCCGTTCGACGAGTGAGACGATGACCTGGTGTTCGGCCAGCATGCCCGCCACCAGCAGCCGGCCCTCCGGCGTAGCGCCGGCCCCGCTGTACAGCGGCCCCTCCTCGGCGAGCGCGTGCGGGACGAGTTCGGTTTCGCACCATTCCACCAGCACCTCGTGGGCGTCGTGCTCCGCAACCGTGTTGTGCGCTGAAACCGCCTCGGTGAGGGCGCCGATCAAGGCGCGGAGCCGTTTGAGCATCCCCGCATGGTGGGCCTCCACGGCCGCGAGCGCCCGTGCTTCGTCCTCGGCGTTCTTGGGAACGGGCATGTCCATGGCATCTCCCTCGCTGGGCGGAACGGTGTTCCCGCTGAATCTGCTCCAACTGTACGGCCGGCCCGGTTCCCGGGAACAGGCCTTTCGGCCCCGGGGACGACGCCGCCCCGCCGCGGTGAGCCGTCGCTGTTTCGACGCTGAGCAGCCCGCCGCGCTAGCCTTGCATCCTATGGTTGACCTCGAACGGTTCCGGGTCCTCCTCACCGAGGAGCGCGACCGGAAACTAGCCCTGCTGCCGGCCCTGCGCAGGGACATCACCTCGGTGAATGCCGCCCGGCAGGATTCCAACGTCGACGACGAACACGATCCGGAGGGGGCGACGATCGCGTTCGAACTCTCCCAGGCCGCCGCGTTGCTGGAACAAAGCCGGGCAGGCCTCGCCCAGATCGAGGCGGCCCTGGCCCGGATTGATGCCGGACGCTACGGGATCTGCGAAGTCTGCGGCGGCCCCATTGCCGAAGGCCGGCTGGAAGCCAGACCATGGACGCCCTACTGCATCCTGCACAGTGCCGGGCAGCCCCAAGCCGGAAGGCGCCACCATCCCCATGAGCACTAACCCACTGGCCCTCGCCACCGAGGACCTCGCCGGGACGTGGTGGCAGCGGATCGTGGGCGGCTTCAGCCACGCCCCGGCCCCGGTGGTCACCGCCACCGAGCTGCTGCTGGTGGTCGCCGTCGCCGTCGCCCTGTCCCTGCCGCGCATCAGCTGGCGGTACTTCGGCCTGCTCGCCACGGTGACCCACGAGCTGGGCCATGCGTTTACCGCCCTCATGACCGGGCAGCGGCTGGGCGGCATCCGGTTGAGCCTGGACCATTCCGGCACCACCACCAGCTACAGCCGGCGTCCCCTCGCCGCGGTCTTCTCGACGTTCTGGGGCTACCCGGTGCCCGCCCTGGTTGGCGCCGCCATGGTGTGGTCCGGCTTCAACGGCTGGGGGCCCGCCGCCATGTCGGTGGGCACCCTCCTGCTGCTGGTCTCTTTCCTCTTCCTGCGCAACGGCATCGGGCTGCTGATCACGGCGCTGGCTGTCCTCGGCGCTGCGCTCCTGGTCCTGTTCGTCCCGGCCGAATTCATCGGGCACGTGATGATCGGGCTGGGTATCGCGTTGCTCGTGGCCGCCGTCCGGGACCTGGGCAAACTGGCGGCGGTGCATTTGCGGCACCGGACCCGGCTCTCGACGTCGGACGCGTACCTGCTGTCCCGGGCAACGCGCGTCCCCGCCGCCGTCTGGATCGTCCTCTTCGCCGTGGTGGTGGCCGCCTGCTGGTGGTTCGCCTGGCAGCCGATGGCGCAGGTGTTCGCCACACTGCAGCACGCCCCGGGCCGCGTCCCGGCATAGGCTGGGACCATGAACACGACACACACCGACGACCCGGGCTTCAGCACCCGCGGCGCCTACGTCACCGGCGGTGCGGAATTCACCCGGGACACCAACTACATCGAGGACCGGATCACCCGCGACGGCGCCCCCGGGGCCAACGGCGAACCCGGCTGGCCCGTTGAGGCCGGCCGCTACCGGCTGGTCGCGGCGCGCGCCTGCCCGTGGGCCAACCGGACGGTGATTGTCCGGCGGCTGCTCGGCTTGGAGGACGTGATCTCGCTCGGCCAGCCCGGCCCCACCCATGACGCCCGCTCCTGGACGTTCGACCTCGACCCCGGCGGCAGGGATCCCGTTCTGGGCATTGAACGCATCCAGGAGGCCTACTTCCGCCGTTTCCCGGATTACCCCCGGGGCATTACGGTGCCGGTCATCGTCGACGTGCCCAGCGGCGCCGTCGTGACCAACAACTTCCCGCAGATCACCCTCGACTTCTCCACCGAGTGGACCGAGTTCCACCGCGACGGCGCCCCGGATCTGTATCCGGAGGCTCTCCGGGAGGAGATCGACGCCGTCAACAAGCGCGTCTTTACCGAGGTCAACAACGGTGTCTACCGCTGCGGGTTCGCCGGATCGCAGGAGGCCTACGACGCCGCCTACGACCGGCTCTGGACGGCGCTGGACTGGCTCGAGGAGCACCTCACCGGGCAGCGGTACCTGGTGGGCGAGACCATCACCGAGGCCGACGTCCGGCTGTTCACCACGCTGGCCCGCTTCGACGCCGTCTACCACGGCCACTTCAAGTGCAACCGGCAAAAGCTGAGCGAAATGCCGACGCTGTGGGCCTACGCCCGTGACCTCTTCCAGACCCCCGGCTTCGGCGACACCACCGACTTCGTGCAGATCAAACAGCACTATTACATCGTCCATGAGGACATCAACCCCACCGGAGTGGTCCCGAAGGGCCCGGAGCTGGGCAACTGGCTCTCGGCACACGGCCGCGAGGCACTGGGCGGACGGCCGTTTGGCGACGGCACGCCGCCCGGACCGGTCCGGGCCGGCGAGGAAGTCGCCGCGGGACACGGGGCCGGCTGAGCGCAGGGCGGCACTAGGGCGGGGCCATGGGGATCCGGCCGTCGCGGTGCGGCAGGCCTGCGCAGCGTCCTGAGGCGGCCGCCGAAGGTTCGTCCAGTTGTCGCAGCTGACCCGCGGCCCTAGGGTGAAGCGGAATGGCAACTACACAAGAACACGACGCCGGCGCACCCCCCTCGCGGCTCCGCAGGCTGGGCCGCACGGTGGTGGGGAGTGTTTCGGCCGCCCTGCTATGGCCACGATTGAAGCTGGCCACCAAGGCGGCCCTCGCGGCCGGCATAGCGTTTTTCATCGCCCCCTACATGCCCGGCTCCGCGGCGGACTACCCCTACTACGCACCCCTTGGCGCCCTGGTGGCCATGTACGAAAACGTCTCCGGCTCCATGCGCCAGGGTGTCCAGACGCTCGTGGGCCTGGCGATCGGCGTCGGCCTTGCCTTTATGCTGTTCAGCCTCGGGAGCCCGTCGCCGGTGACGGTAGCGATTGTGATGGGGCTCGGCGTGATCCTCGCCGGGCTGCCCAAGATCGGCTCCGGCAGCGACTGGATCCCGACGGCGGCCCTGCTGGTGCTGCTGGTCGGCGGGCACAACCCGGACCAGTTCTCTTTCGGGTACCTGCTCCAGATGGGCGTTGGCGTCAGCGTCGGCATTGTGGTGAACCTGCTGGTCTTCCCGCCGCTGCACTTCAAGGCGGCAGCGCTCAGCCTGGCCGAACTCCGGCAGGCGCTGGCCCAGCAGCTCTGGGACATGGGCAAGGCCCTCAAGGAGAACTGGCCGCCGGAGCACGAGGACTGGTCCCGCCGTTCGGAGGCTCTCGCGGCGCACACCCGGTCGGTACGCGCCGCGGTGCAAAAGGCTGACGCGAGCCGCCGGGCAAATCCGCGGCGCCGGCTCCATCCGCGCGACGTCGAGGAGGACTACCGCAACCTGCGCGACCTCGAACGGCTCACCTTCCACATCCAGGACGTGACCCAGGTGCTCTCGGACGTCATCTGGGCAACGGACCACCCGTTTGTCATCCCGGACGGGCAGGCCGCCCCCCTCGCGGACGCCATGGCCCTGGTGGGTGATGTGCTGCACGCCGCCGAAGAAGAGGATGCCCAGGGGCAGGCGCAGCTGATTGAGGAAGCCGACGCCGCCGTCAAGGCGCTCACCGCCCGAATCGCCGCCGAAGACGAGCACCCCGGGGCCCCGAACGCCGTCGAATCGATCCTGCTGAGCCTGCACCGGATGCTGCGCGTCGTAAAGTCAGGCGGCGGCAAGCGGGAGTCGGACACCTCACCGGCCGGCGCCAGCTAGCCCTCCGGCCCCTCCCGCCACGGACCCGCCCGATTCGGCCCCGCCTGTTTCGGCACACGACGGCGGCGGCGGCCGCCCCCGGCTATCCGGTGGCGGCCGCCGCCGTCGTGTTTGAGTGTCTACTTCAGGGAGGCAACCGAACCGCTGAAGTGCTTCCGCCCCGAGTGCGGGTTCCAGGCCACGTAGTCGGAACGCTGCCAGGCGCCGTCTTCGGGCTGCACCGTGCTGATGTCCAGCGCCACCCGGGCCGGCAGGAACACGGGCGCCTCGAACGCCACGTCCCAGCTGAAGGCGTCTCCCTTCACGGCGCCGACGTCGGCCAGGGCCCTGGACGCGAGGTACATGCCGTGGGCGATGGAGCGGCGCATGCCGAGGGCCTTCGCGCTGAGGACGCTGAGGTGGATCGGGTTGAAGTCGCCCGAAACTGCGGCGTACGCCCGTCCGGTATCCACCCCCAGCTGCCACAGCGCCGTCGGGTTCGGCACCCGGAAGGCCTCCGGCGCGACGGGGGCGGTGGGCTTGTCGATGCCCGGCAGGAACACACCCTTGGCCAGGTAGGTGGAAACACCGCACCAGCGGACGGCGTCCTCCCCCGCCCCGCGCACCTCGGCCACCAGGTCCAGCTGGGTGCCGGCCCGGTGCCCGCGCAGGTTCTCCGCCCAGGCCCGGATGTCCAGCGCCTCGGTGAACAGCACCGGAGCGCTCTGGACCACCTTGTTCGTGAGGTGGATCATCCCCAGCAGCGGCAACGGGAAGTCATCCCGGTTCATCACGGACATGGAGAGCGGGAACGCCAGGGCGTGGATGAATCCGGCGGGCAGCACGTCGCTGGCCGTCTCGCCGATCAGGTGCTGGTAGGCGGTGAGGTTCTCCACCCCGGCCTTGACGCCGCGGACCTCATGGCTGCTCCCGGGCAGGACGGTGCCCGAGTGCGCGCCGAGTACCCGCCGGCGCGCCGCGGTGGCGGCGGCGTTGACGTAGAGCTTGGAGAGGGAGGGCATCTCCGCCAGGATGACGGGTTGCGAAGCGCTCATGCGCCCACCAGGTTCTGTCCGCAGACGCGCAGCACCTCGCCGGAGATCCCGCCGGCGGCGTCGCTGGCGAGGAAGGCGATGGCCTCGGCGACGTCACCGGGCTGGCCGCCCTGCTGCAGCGAATTGAGCCGGCGTGCCACCTCGCGGGTGGCGAACGGGATCTTGGCGGTCATCTCGGTTTCGATGAAGCCGGGCGCGACGGCGTTGATCGAGCCGCCGTGCGGCGCGAGCAGCGGCGCCGTGGCGCGGACCATGCCCATCACGCCGCCCTTGGACGCGGCGTAGTTGGTCTGCCCGCGGTTGCCCGCAATCCCGCTGGTGGAGGCCACCGAGACGATCCGCGGCGAGTTCCGGAAGTGCTCCGAGGCCAGCAGCGCCTCGTTGATGCGCAGTTGCGCCGCAATGTTCACCGCGATCACCGAGTTCCAGCGGCCCTGGTCCATGTTGGCCAGCAGCTTGTCCCGGGTGATGCCGGCATTGTGGATCACGATGTCCAGCCGGCCGTGACGCTCCACGGCGTGGTCGATGATCCGCTGCCCGGCGTCCTCGCGGCTGATGTCCAGCTGCAGCGCGGTCCCGCGCACCTCGTTGGCGACCCTGGCGAGGTGGTCCCCGGCGGCCGGGATGTCGACGGCGATGATCGTGGCGCCGTCGCGGTGCAGGGTGCGGGCGATGGCGGCGCCAATCCCCCGTGCCGCTCCGGTCACGACCGCGACCTTTCCGGCCAGCGGCTGCTCGACGTCGGCCGGCAGCTCCCCGGCCTCCGAGGAGACGGTGAGGAACTGGCCGTCCACAAAGGCCGAACGGCCGGAGAGGAAGAACCGCACGGCTCCGAGCGCGCTCGGGCTGGTGGTGCGGGCGCCGTCGGCGAGCACGATGCCGTTGCCGGTGGCGCCGGCGCGCAGTTCCTTGGCCAGGGAGCGCAGCAGGCCGTCGACGCCCTGGCGGGCCGCTGCGGCGGCCGGGTCAGTGGCTTCAGCTGCCGCGCGGGAGATGGTGACAACGCGGGCGTTGGCGGCGAGGTCCCGGAGCGAGGCGGCCGCGGCGAGCACCGGCTTCTCCAGGTCCTCGGGGCGGGCGGCCTCATCCAGCACCAGGATGATGGCGCCGAGCTTTTCGCGCGGCACGGCGTGGCGGCGGACGTCGAGGTCCCAGGACAGCAGGGTGGCGGCGAGCTCATCGGCGCCGTGGCCGGCGCCCTGGACCAGGACCGGGCCCGTGACCAGCGGCTGGCCGGGCTGGTGCCGCCGGAGCACCACCGGCTGCGGCAGCCCGAGCTTTTTGGCGAGGTCCTTGCCGAGCCCCCTGCTCACGAATTGGGTGTACTTGTCGGTCATGTTCTCCCCTAGTGTGCTTCGAGAATGGCGACGACGCCCTGGCCGCCGGCAGCGCAGACGGAGATGAGCCCGCGCGCGGGGCGGCCGTCGACCTGGCCCTTGGCGTGCAGCATCTTCGCCAGCGAGGCCACGATCCGGCCTCCGGTGGCGGCGAACGGGTGGCCGGCAGCGAGGGACGAGCCGTTGACGTTGAGCTTGGCACGGTCGACGCTGCCGAGCGCGCCGTCCAGGCCAAGGCGGGCACGGCAGAACTCCTCGTCCTCCCACGCGGCCAGGGTGCTCAGCACGGTGCCGGCGAAGGCCTCGTGGATTTCGAAGAAGTCGATGTCGTCGAAGGTGAGGCCGTGGCGGGCCAGCAGGCGCGGGACGGCGAACGCCGGGGCCATCAGCAGCCCGTCCTTGCCGTGGACAAAGTCGACGGCGGCGGCCTCGCCGTCGAGCACCGTGGCGAGCTTGGGCAGGTCGTGGGCGTCGGCCCATTCCTCGGAGGCGAGCAGCACGGTGGAGGCGCCGTCGGTGAGCGGGGTGGAGTTTCCTGCCGTCATGGTCGCTTCGGCCCCGAGGTTCTTGCCGAACACCGGTTTGAGGCTCGCGAGCTTCTCCAGCGTGGTGTCCGGGCGGAGGTTGGAGTCCTTGCTCAGGCCGCGGTAAGGGGTGAGCAGTTCGTCGAAGAAGCCGGCGTCGTAGGCGGCGGCGAGGTTGCGGTGGCTGTTGTAGGCCAGTTCGTCCTGGGCTTCACGGGTGATCTTCCACTGCGCCGTGGTGAGGGCCTGGTGTTCGCCCATGGAGAGTCCGGTCCGGGGCTCGCCGGTGTTGGGGGCGTCAGGGGCGAGGTCCTTGGGCCGGAGGCGGCTCAGCACCTGGAGCCGCTGCGGCAGGGTCTTGGCACGGCTCAGGTCCAGCAGGACCTCGCGCAGGCCCTCGCTGACCGCGATCGGGGCGTCAGAGGCGGAGTCGACGCCGCCGGCGATGGCCGAGTCGATCTGGCCCAGCTTGATCTTGTTGGCGAGGCCCAGCACGGTCTCCAGACCGGTGGCGCAGGCCTGCTGCAGGTCATAGGCGGGCGTTTCGGCGGAGAGTGCGGACCCGAGCACCGCCTCGCGGGTGAGGTTGAAGTCGCGGGAGTGCTTGAGCACCGCGCCGGCGGCAACTTCGCCGATCCGTTCATCCTGCAGGCCGAACCGGGCGATCAGCCCGTCCAGGGCCGCGGTGAGCATGTCCTGGTTGGAGGATTTGGTGTACGCGCCGCCGGTCCGGGCGAACGGGATGCGGTTGCCGCCGACCACAACAGCCTTGCGGAGCTGCGGCGCTGCGGTGGATCCTGCGGCCTGGGCGGCGGTGTCCTTCGGTCCGGTGGCGGACGTTCCGTGGTCAGGCATGGGCTGTCTCCTTTGATCAAAGCGGGTTACTGATACCCAGCGTACCTGATACGCTGGGTATCGTGAACATCCCCCAGCCAGATCCTGCCGCCGGCGGTCCAGCCGTCGACGGGCGCGCCTCCCGCTGGCAGTCCCACCGTGAGGAGCGGCGCCGCGAGCTCATCAAGTCCGCGCGGAAGGCCGTGCATGCGCTCGGCAGCGAGGCGTCGATGGAGGACATCGCGGCCGCGGCCGGAACCTCCAAATCCGTGTTCTACCGCTACTTCGGGGACAAGGCCGGCCTGCAGCAGGCGGTCGGGGAAGTGGTCCTGAACCAGATGCAGCGGCGGATCCAGGAGGCGGCACAGAGCGCACAGACCCCGCGCGAGGGCCTGTTCGCCATGGTTTCCGCCTATCTGCAGATGGCCGAGACCAGCCCGAACGTCTACACCTTTGTGACCCGCTACGCGCCCGGCGAGGCTGAAAGCCACAACGGCTCGATCAGTACGGCCGGTGCGCTGGGCCACTTCTTCGCCGCGATCAGCGAGATGATCGCGCTGCCGATGCGGAACCAGCTGCGCGCGGTCCCCGGCAAGGAGGCCGTGATCGGCTACTGGCCGAACGCGGCGATCGGGCTGGTCCGCAACGCCGGCGAGCAGTGGCTCGCCAGCCCGGACTCCCCCGGCAAACCCGGCCAGGAAGCCATGGCCCGCCAGATCACCGACTGGCTCTGTTTCGGCATCGCCCCCGAAATCCAGGACCCGCCGGCCCCGTGACCGGACGCCCCACCGCCCAGCCCCAGACCACCCCCTGCCAGAACCACAATGTCAGCGCCAACGAAGGAATCGACATGACTGAACTAGCCGACCGCTCCGCGGGCCACACCACCTCCGCCGCCCCGGCGCCCAGGACTACGCCGGCCGCGCCCGCGGCGGGCCCCGCCGTCGACGTCGCCGCCCTCGGCGAACAGCTACTGGGCAAATGGGCCGCCGTCCGCCGGCAGGCCCGCGAACTGGCCGGCCGGCCAGAGCTCTACAAGACCGAGGGACTCACCCACACCGAGCACCGCAAGCGCGTGTTCGGGCAGCTCAAGATCCTCGTGGACAACGGCGCCGTGCACCGCGCTTTCCCGGTGGCGCTCGGCGGCGCGGATGAACACGGCGGCAACGTCGCCGGCTTCCAGGAGCTCGTCATCGCCGACCCCTCGCTCCAGATCAAGGCCGGCGTGCAGTGGGGCCTGTTCGGCTCCGCCGTTAACCACCTCGGCACCGAGGAACACCACACGAAGTGGCTGCCGGGCATTATGAGCCTGGACATCCCCGGGTGCTTCGCCATGACCGAGACCGGCCACGGCTCGGACGTCGCCAGCATCGCGACCACCGCCACCTACGACCCGGCCACCGAGGAGTTCGTGGTGCACACGCCCTTCCGCGCCGCCTGGAAGGACTACATCGGCAACGCCGCCCTCGACGGCCTCGCCGCCGTCGTCTTCGCCCAGCTGATCACCAACGGCGTCAACCACGGCGTGCACGCCTTTTACATGGACCTCCGCGACCCGGAAACCCGCGAGTTCCTGCCCGGCATCGGCGGCGAGGACGACGGCGTCAAGGGCGGCCTGAACGGCATCGACAACGGCCGGCTGCACTTCAACCAGGTCCGGATCCCGCGCACGAACCTGCTCAACCGCTACGGCAACGTCGACGCCGACGGAACCTACAGCTCCCCGATCGCCAGCCCGGGCCGGCGTTTCTTCACGATGCTGGGCACCCTGGTCCAGGGCCGGGTCTCCCTCGACGGCGCCGCCGTGACCGCTTCCAAGCTGGCCCTGAAGACCGCCATCCAGTACGCCTCCGAGCGCCGGCAGTTCAACGCCTCCTCCGCCACGGACGAGGAAGTCCTGCTGGACTATCAGCGGCACCAGCGCCGGCTGTTTACCCGGCTCGCCACCACCTACGCCGCGAGCTTCGCCAGCGAACAGCTGCTGCAGAAGTTCGACGACGTCTTCTCCGGGCGGAACGACACCGACGAGGACCGCCAGGACCTCGAAACGCTGGCCGCGGCCCTCAAGCCGTTGAGCACCTGGCACGCCCTCGACACCCTGCAGGAATGCCGGGAGGCCTGCGGCGGCGCTGGCTTCCTGATCGAGAACCGCTTCGCCTCGCTGCGGGCCGACCTGGACGTCTACGCTACCTTCGAGGGCGACAACACGGTGTTGCTGCAGCTCGTCGCGAAGCGCCTGCTGGCCGACTACGCCAGGGAGTTCCGCAACGTGGACTTCGGCGTGCTGGCCCGCTACGTCGTCGGCCAGGCCACCGGAGCGGCGCTCCACCGCACCGGCCTGCGAGGCGTGGCCCAGTTCGTGGCGGACTCCGGCTCTGTGCAGAAGGCCGCGACCGCCATCAAGGACGAGGCCGGCCAGCGCGCCCTGCTGACCGAGCGCGTCCAGGCCATGGTGGCGGAGGTCGGCGCGGCGCTGAAGGGCGCGAACAAGCTGCCGCAGCAGCAGGCCGCCGCGCTGTTCAACAGCCACCAGAACGAGCTCATCGAGGCGGCCCAGGCGCACGCCGAACTGCTCCAGTGGGAGGCCTTCACCGAGGCCCTGGGCCAGGTCGCCGACCCCGGCACCAAGGCGGTCCTGACTTGGCTGCGCGATCTGTTCGGCCTGTCCCTGATCGAGAAGAACCTGTCCTGGTACCTGATGAACGGCCGCCTCTCGATGCAGCGCGCCCGCACCGTGGGCGAGTACATCAACCGGCTGCTCGTGAAGATCCGCCCGCACGCCCTGGACCTGGTGGACGCCTTCGGCTACGGCCCGGAGCACCTCCGCGCCGCGATCGCCACCGGCGCCGAGAAGGCCCGCCAGGACGAGGCGCGCGAGTTCTTCCGGGTCCAGCGCGCCAGCGGCCAGGCCCCGCTGGACGAGAAGATCCTGCTGGCCCGCACCGCGCTCGAGGCCAAGCCGCAGAAGGCCGGGTCCCGCCGGAGCTAGGCACTACCACCACACGACGACGGCGCC harbors:
- a CDS encoding MaoC/PaaZ C-terminal domain-containing protein; amino-acid sequence: MSASQPVILAEMPSLSKLYVNAAATAARRRVLGAHSGTVLPGSSHEVRGVKAGVENLTAYQHLIGETASDVLPAGFIHALAFPLSMSVMNRDDFPLPLLGMIHLTNKVVQSAPVLFTEALDIRAWAENLRGHRAGTQLDLVAEVRGAGEDAVRWCGVSTYLAKGVFLPGIDKPTAPVAPEAFRVPNPTALWQLGVDTGRAYAAVSGDFNPIHLSVLSAKALGMRRSIAHGMYLASRALADVGAVKGDAFSWDVAFEAPVFLPARVALDISTVQPEDGAWQRSDYVAWNPHSGRKHFSGSVASLK
- a CDS encoding 3-oxoacyl-ACP reductase, whose protein sequence is MTDKYTQFVSRGLGKDLAKKLGLPQPVVLRRHQPGQPLVTGPVLVQGAGHGADELAATLLSWDLDVRRHAVPREKLGAIILVLDEAARPEDLEKPVLAAAASLRDLAANARVVTISRAAAEATDPAAAAARQGVDGLLRSLAKELRAGATGNGIVLADGARTTSPSALGAVRFFLSGRSAFVDGQFLTVSSEAGELPADVEQPLAGKVAVVTGAARGIGAAIARTLHRDGATIIAVDIPAAGDHLARVANEVRGTALQLDISREDAGQRIIDHAVERHGRLDIVIHNAGITRDKLLANMDQGRWNSVIAVNIAAQLRINEALLASEHFRNSPRIVSVASTSGIAGNRGQTNYAASKGGVMGMVRATAPLLAPHGGSINAVAPGFIETEMTAKIPFATREVARRLNSLQQGGQPGDVAEAIAFLASDAAGGISGEVLRVCGQNLVGA
- a CDS encoding hemerythrin domain-containing protein encodes the protein MDMPVPKNAEDEARALAAVEAHHAGMLKRLRALIGALTEAVSAHNTVAEHDAHEVLVEWCETELVPHALAEEGPLYSGAGATPEGRLLVAGMLAEHQVIVSLVERLRSAQGVDAAVAAAGIGEVFALHLDKENRLLMPLIVESPGLSLAESVAGLHELVGEASVHDTQHGSVPPAHPVNG
- a CDS encoding acetyl-CoA C-acetyltransferase; translation: MPDHGTSATGPKDTAAQAAGSTAAPQLRKAVVVGGNRIPFARTGGAYTKSSNQDMLTAALDGLIARFGLQDERIGEVAAGAVLKHSRDFNLTREAVLGSALSAETPAYDLQQACATGLETVLGLANKIKLGQIDSAIAGGVDSASDAPIAVSEGLREVLLDLSRAKTLPQRLQVLSRLRPKDLAPDAPNTGEPRTGLSMGEHQALTTAQWKITREAQDELAYNSHRNLAAAYDAGFFDELLTPYRGLSKDSNLRPDTTLEKLASLKPVFGKNLGAEATMTAGNSTPLTDGASTVLLASEEWADAHDLPKLATVLDGEAAAVDFVHGKDGLLMAPAFAVPRLLARHGLTFDDIDFFEIHEAFAGTVLSTLAAWEDEEFCRARLGLDGALGSVDRAKLNVNGSSLAAGHPFAATGGRIVASLAKMLHAKGQVDGRPARGLISVCAAGGQGVVAILEAH
- a CDS encoding TraR/DksA C4-type zinc finger protein gives rise to the protein MVDLERFRVLLTEERDRKLALLPALRRDITSVNAARQDSNVDDEHDPEGATIAFELSQAAALLEQSRAGLAQIEAALARIDAGRYGICEVCGGPIAEGRLEARPWTPYCILHSAGQPQAGRRHHPHEH
- a CDS encoding aromatic acid exporter family protein, which codes for MATTQEHDAGAPPSRLRRLGRTVVGSVSAALLWPRLKLATKAALAAGIAFFIAPYMPGSAADYPYYAPLGALVAMYENVSGSMRQGVQTLVGLAIGVGLAFMLFSLGSPSPVTVAIVMGLGVILAGLPKIGSGSDWIPTAALLVLLVGGHNPDQFSFGYLLQMGVGVSVGIVVNLLVFPPLHFKAAALSLAELRQALAQQLWDMGKALKENWPPEHEDWSRRSEALAAHTRSVRAAVQKADASRRANPRRRLHPRDVEEDYRNLRDLERLTFHIQDVTQVLSDVIWATDHPFVIPDGQAAPLADAMALVGDVLHAAEEEDAQGQAQLIEEADAAVKALTARIAAEDEHPGAPNAVESILLSLHRMLRVVKSGGGKRESDTSPAGAS
- a CDS encoding glutathione S-transferase family protein; protein product: MNTTHTDDPGFSTRGAYVTGGAEFTRDTNYIEDRITRDGAPGANGEPGWPVEAGRYRLVAARACPWANRTVIVRRLLGLEDVISLGQPGPTHDARSWTFDLDPGGRDPVLGIERIQEAYFRRFPDYPRGITVPVIVDVPSGAVVTNNFPQITLDFSTEWTEFHRDGAPDLYPEALREEIDAVNKRVFTEVNNGVYRCGFAGSQEAYDAAYDRLWTALDWLEEHLTGQRYLVGETITEADVRLFTTLARFDAVYHGHFKCNRQKLSEMPTLWAYARDLFQTPGFGDTTDFVQIKQHYYIVHEDINPTGVVPKGPELGNWLSAHGREALGGRPFGDGTPPGPVRAGEEVAAGHGAG
- a CDS encoding acyl-CoA dehydrogenase; amino-acid sequence: MTELADRSAGHTTSAAPAPRTTPAAPAAGPAVDVAALGEQLLGKWAAVRRQARELAGRPELYKTEGLTHTEHRKRVFGQLKILVDNGAVHRAFPVALGGADEHGGNVAGFQELVIADPSLQIKAGVQWGLFGSAVNHLGTEEHHTKWLPGIMSLDIPGCFAMTETGHGSDVASIATTATYDPATEEFVVHTPFRAAWKDYIGNAALDGLAAVVFAQLITNGVNHGVHAFYMDLRDPETREFLPGIGGEDDGVKGGLNGIDNGRLHFNQVRIPRTNLLNRYGNVDADGTYSSPIASPGRRFFTMLGTLVQGRVSLDGAAVTASKLALKTAIQYASERRQFNASSATDEEVLLDYQRHQRRLFTRLATTYAASFASEQLLQKFDDVFSGRNDTDEDRQDLETLAAALKPLSTWHALDTLQECREACGGAGFLIENRFASLRADLDVYATFEGDNTVLLQLVAKRLLADYAREFRNVDFGVLARYVVGQATGAALHRTGLRGVAQFVADSGSVQKAATAIKDEAGQRALLTERVQAMVAEVGAALKGANKLPQQQAAALFNSHQNELIEAAQAHAELLQWEAFTEALGQVADPGTKAVLTWLRDLFGLSLIEKNLSWYLMNGRLSMQRARTVGEYINRLLVKIRPHALDLVDAFGYGPEHLRAAIATGAEKARQDEAREFFRVQRASGQAPLDEKILLARTALEAKPQKAGSRRS
- a CDS encoding TetR/AcrR family transcriptional regulator, which codes for MNIPQPDPAAGGPAVDGRASRWQSHREERRRELIKSARKAVHALGSEASMEDIAAAAGTSKSVFYRYFGDKAGLQQAVGEVVLNQMQRRIQEAAQSAQTPREGLFAMVSAYLQMAETSPNVYTFVTRYAPGEAESHNGSISTAGALGHFFAAISEMIALPMRNQLRAVPGKEAVIGYWPNAAIGLVRNAGEQWLASPDSPGKPGQEAMARQITDWLCFGIAPEIQDPPAP
- a CDS encoding M50 family metallopeptidase; amino-acid sequence: MSTNPLALATEDLAGTWWQRIVGGFSHAPAPVVTATELLLVVAVAVALSLPRISWRYFGLLATVTHELGHAFTALMTGQRLGGIRLSLDHSGTTTSYSRRPLAAVFSTFWGYPVPALVGAAMVWSGFNGWGPAAMSVGTLLLLVSFLFLRNGIGLLITALAVLGAALLVLFVPAEFIGHVMIGLGIALLVAAVRDLGKLAAVHLRHRTRLSTSDAYLLSRATRVPAAVWIVLFAVVVAACWWFAWQPMAQVFATLQHAPGRVPA